In Thunnus albacares chromosome 1, fThuAlb1.1, whole genome shotgun sequence, the DNA window CATCTGAATGCTCACACTCTGATGAATCACACATCACGAAGCTGAATGtggtgtgtatttttgtgttttttttttcagatcccAGTGGGGAGTGTAGCCCTGACTTGAGGCTGAAAGGCCACCAGAAAGAAGGTTATGGCCTTTCCTGGAATCCCAATCTCAGCGGCAACCTACTCAGTGCCTCCGATGACCATGTAAGTGACTAAAACTAAAACCTTACTCACTGCTTATCCAGAGCAGAGCAATTTATAATAGTGACTTTGAAAATGTGTATATGAGTTAGAAGGGTCCAAATGTGAGTTCAGACTGTAATCTTACCTTCATCTATGTTATGTCCAGGTTTTGTTGAACCTGTTCATTCAATTCAAAGGTTATTATGGAGGCTGTAGTGTGCGTCCTGTTGAACTGTGTTGGGTTTTATACTGAGAGGTGTCTTTCTAACTCATTGATATAAATGAGTTGGATGAAAGATTACATACATCTCAGGTAAAGGAATACAATTTGACAGCACCATAAACTATAGCCTCCAAAATGTCCAGAAAGCAATTTCAACAAAAGCTTTACTTTattcctatttatttatttatttatttatgttcttGTGGTAAATAGCACAAATGCGAACTTGCTCAAACATCCTGTAAAAAGAGACAGGCCTGAAcatcagagggaaatattagaatataataataatacattcaaTTTGTAAcgtacttttcattcatagtgaaagtCAAAGTGCTATCCACTTGTATGATGCAGTGGATACTGATGGGTGGTGTTGATAAAGGGGTACATGAGCTCATCTGGTAAGACTGTGAAgatacagcaggaaaaaaaaaagttagggAAAGACTGGAATACAGTCCAGCAACGACATACTTGGAAATAAATGGTGATGATAGATTATGGCTATACTCAGTGATGCAGCATGCTCCCATCCTATAAAAAAATTAATACCAACACCCTGTGCTCCCCACTCTCATTTCTCTCCACAGACCATCTGTCTATGGGACATCGGGGCCGGCCCAAAAGAAGGAAAGATCGTGGATGCCAAGACCATCTTCACCGGCCACACAGCTGTGGTGGAAGATGTTTCCTGGCATTTGCTCCATGAATCTCTGTTTGGCTCTGTGGCTGACGACCAAAAACTTATGATGTAAGTGACTGATACAAATAGGCAGTCTGTTTGTCTGGTTTTGATTACAGATCTGACCCTCATGTTTCACCCCCCACCAGATGGGACACTCGGTCCAACAACACATCCAAAGCCAGCCACTCAGTAGATGCTCACACTGCTGAAGTCAACTGTCTGAGCTTCAACCCCTACAGCGAGTTCATTCTTGCCACTGGTTCTGCTGATAAGgtagagaagagacagaaatacacaaaccCGAGACCCCGACCTCACAaaacagtagtttttttttaaaggacagtAGATATTGCCAATTTCAGACTGATAATAAAAAAGTAGCTTTGGGTGAAATCTGTAATAAATATTGAATGCTTTGTGTTGCTTTGTTTCTCTCAGACCGTTGCATTGTGGGATCTAAGGAACCTCAAACTGAAGCTCCACTCCTTTGAATCCCACAAAGATGAAATTTTCCAGGTAAGTACTCAAATTGCCTCCAAGTGCCAAGCAAACACGACATGTATGAAAATGTGCTGTAATACATGTTAGTCAAACACAGATTCAAATGAAAGATGAATATCAGTCTGCTGTTAACCAAGATGACAGCCAACGTGATGCCTAATGAGTCATAAAAAGCTAAAATGCAATAGTGATCCACAGTGTAATCACTGTTAACAGATCTACCTGTAGTTGGAGTATGAGTAACATCTTCAGCAGGCAGTAGGTGATTGGCTGATGTTCTGCATCATTCTGAAACTGTTTTCTGAGGTGCAACCAAGCCTGATGTGATTTTCTACTGCTATATGAGCACTTTGTTGACCTGCCAGTGTCCAACTGTCCAACTCATTAGGTACAATGGTCTCCTCACAATGAGACAATCCTGGCCTCCAGCGGTACCGACCGACGTCTCAACGTCTGGGATCTCAGGTAACAACTGTCAGCCATACCTCACAATCCATGTCTTTATATTCAGCTTTGATTGGGGATTCTTTCATTGCTGCTCAGGAGTTTTAGGAAAACATGTTCAAGTGATTAGTGTACAGCAAACACTGTCTGCTGCAGGATGAGCACAAAAACTACTCATAAAATGAAAGCATGCCAGATATGATGATGTCCATTAATTATTGCCACTGTAAAACTGAAGCCATCTGGactcaacagcaacatctcCCAGCTGTCATGTCTGTTAAGGTCACGgtcaattatttacatttagacAAGTATTGTAAACATATCTACAAAGTGTGAGACAAGAACTGTTCATCTatgagcaaaacaaaaatggcaTCTTTGTTATTTTGCAGTATATATTGTGTGACACAACTCTGATTTGCATGATCTGAATGTCTGAAGGTTTTATGACATTTAGTTTTGCTTTCAGAGGGTGAAAAgtacttttgttgttgttccatATTTTGTAGACATGATCTCATAATGTCTCATGTTCTTATCTATAATGAATGCCTCTGGATAGAAACAACAGGTTTGATAAAGGGAAAGTGTTGTACTTACTAGTGGTAGTTCAATAACTAAACTAATTAGTCCTTTTTATATATGAAGTAGCCTTTAAGGCCAGTAAAATATAACACTAAAGCATCATAATAACTTCAACTAACTTAAATGATCTGCATGACTTTGTGCCGTCAGTATGGATGTTGGTCAGGTGACTGAGTATAGATTGATGGGTTTGGAAAAATCACAATAATGTAGCAggcaattaataataatttttttattgttgttattaataataatattttgtggTCCATAAATACATGACCAATCTTTTTAATAAGGATCccttaaatgattttttttctgagtggAGCATTTTCCAGGGTTAAATGAAACtggtcagtgctctctggtgggcAAACTGTAATGGAGACACTGTTGCTAAGTGACCTCAAACATATTTCTGTATTGAAATGTATTGTTAGTTACGTGCTGACATAAACCAGCACTATCAGTCAGTTTCCCACCGTAGAAGCATGGAAGCTTGATAACTTGTTGAACATATATGGATCCCTGTGTGATTAGTTAAGATAAAGAGTAAGATTGCCTGTTAGTAGACTATACATGTGGGTGAAAGTGTAGTCTTGATTGCTTTGAATAAAACAAGTTGATGAATGTTAAACAAAACGTTAAAAACTTGATTTTACACTCAATTCTTTGTTTTCGTTGCTTAGTAAAATCGGGGAGGAGCAGTCAGCAGAAGATGCTGAGGATGGCCCACCAGAACTGCTGGTAAGTGATATCCAGAAGTCAAGATCACTGAGCCATGTTACTCAAACTCACATCTGATATGAATATATCAGTGGGCATGAAACTGTCcttcacataaacacaaacagcagtgcAGGTAATGTGATATGAGAGCCTTTCAGTACTACTACTATACCAGTACATCTAACTTCATCACAGAAGTCCATAATAATTCACATCTACTGGTTGGTCAGTGACATTGTAACTGCCCACTGAGGAAGAAGGTTAAACCACCTCACAACCACTTCTGGATGTCTGTCTCTAAcgtcttctcttcctctcccatcaGTTCATCCACGGTGGCCACACAGCCAAGATCTCTGACTTCTCCTGGAACCCCAACGAACCCTGGGTCATCTGCTCAGTGTCGGAGGACAACATCATGCAAGTCTGGCAGATGGTGAGTACAGCTGCTGTCCATcgctaaacaaacacacttttgcTAACTGAGCTAACTGACTGTTAGCTTAGCACTGTTAGAATAAAGCCATTTACTAATTGTTGTGCACATTGCTCTTTTGTTTGGTGAGCCTGGTTTCTAATACCGAGGCAAACGTGAGCCATTTTCATCTTTCAGTGTTACAAatctgcctttttctttttcagccaCTTTCATATAGTTTGAGACACcagagatgtgtgtgtacataaatgcttgtgtgtgtcctGTCATCCTTCAGGCAGAGAATATCTACAATGATGAGGAGCCAGACACTCCCGCGTCAGAGCTGGAGGCCCAGGGATCATAACCCAGCTCTGCATGACTCTCTCCAGGCACAACCCCTCCTCCATCCCCTGAGCTCCAGACCCAGCCCAGCCTGTCGTTTCCCTCTCTGGCTTAACTCCggtgcaaaatgaaaaaatctgcTCTCCACATAAACGAGTAATGTGCAGAGTTAGAGAAAGCTTGGATTCCACCCTTGCTAACAGACGGTTGGATTCAATTTCATCTTGCTTACACCTCAACATGGCCCAGGTACCCCAAAGCGCTTAAGCACTTGGAATAGTTCTGCCATTGGTCTGCAATGGATGGGATTTGGAGTTTTCTACCTGCTCAGGTGGTAGTGTCTCCAGTGTTTGGGGGATGGGATATAGTGGTGAAGGGGGTTTGAAGACTGTATGTGCACAGAGTTACAGTAACTTATTGTTAGACCTATCAGTTCATTTCAAAGGGCTCATGCAAGGAAAACACAAGTGTTATTTTCCATTTTGACAAGTAGCCAGAAACCACTAGACAGTATGTATGTAAGGAAAATCCAGACGATGGACAAATTTGATCCGAGCATCGAAATGCTTTCAGGAAACTGATCTACATGTGTCTAAATGGTGTGATTGGTTCTAGGTTAACCACCCTGGTCATGTTCAGGGAGGCTTTCTTTCATAACTtaccttttatttttgttacataAAACCATATTTAGCAGACACACGCTGGCTGTCCTGTGAAGAAACATTCCCTGCTGTTTGCCTCAGTTATAACCTGGAGCCTCCTTGAGGTACATCAGACTTGTCAGTATTTGGCTTGAGTGAAAGGTGTGGGACTAATTTAGTGCACTAGAGGGaaacatgtctgtcttttttttttgctctcctctttctgttctTACATAATGTGAAACTGCCATGTTTTGTTTCCTGCGCCACAAATTGCAATAAAACTTTTGTAACTTCTCAAAAATAGCTTCTGATTTGTCagtatgaaaacatttcctcagACAGACGTATTCATTCTGCATTTTGAGAAACGCTGCACACacagatgacactttctataTGACAGACACAATAATCAgagcaatgaaaaaaaacacattgcaaATTCtacaaaatgtttattgaaaagCAAGACAGGACTTTAAGAACATTGTACAATCAAAGAAGGGGGTGTGGGCTCAtcttttttttagtaaaaataaaGCTCTCTGAAGCTATGGTGACTCAGGCCTCTTTCACAGTTAGTCTCACCTGCAGAGGTAGATTCTGACATTACCTGAGAGTCAATCTGGGGCAACGCCAAACAAAGAGGAAATAGATGCTGAAACCTTTCACAAGTCTTCCCCTGTGACTACAACTGTCCTCTAACCCAAAAGAAAAGTACGCACACACACCGCCTGACCCTGTACGTGTTCACAtcaatttagatttttttaatatctgaAGAGAAATTTACAAAAAGGCCAGGAGAGGTCAGATAAAATCAACTGGACTTGAAATGCAACGTCTTGCATCTTAAACACACCCGTTCCCTTAATCCATCTTCTGGATATTACACCCGATCACAGACCCAGGTTGTCTGTGTACATATTTGTTAAAGAAGTACCACCTCTTATGATTCTTACTCACTTTACATTATGCTGAGTTCAAAAAGGACAGCCTCTTGTgcaacagacagaaatgactCCATTACAGGCTGGTGAGCTGGAATATGggagaaacaagctgaacacTTTCACCACTATGAGTTTACAAGCAGAGACGCTGATAGTGGATCAGTCTTGTAATTCTACCCACTAATAAAGGACTGGGATTCCAAATGATGAAGCggtgttagcattagcatatcAGTGAGAATAACCTGTATATTCACGATCTGCAATACAAGCTGTTGCCTGGGTGACAGAACCTGACAAAAGGTGTGcaacaaaatgaaactgttgAATGAGAAAGTAATATGCTGATTGGATCAAAGTGTGAATTAACACTGATTTGAGATGATTCTATTCTTTCAGCTccaaaacagaaagcagaaatGATTTCCATGACTTGTTTTGATCCTGGTGACGTTAAGAGTTCTGACTGTATCAggactccacacacacacacacacatactgaagaACTTCCTCATATTCACCAACTACACGTCCTGTAATTGCTCCTTTTAAAATCCATTACTGATGGAAATCAACACCTTTTTATTCAAACTCATTACAAAAGGAAAAATCACATTCAATTTTCTTCCAGTAGAAAGTTTTAAAGATGACAGGGCCCGTTATTCTGCTGTACTAAATGTTTTCAAACATAATTTACATTAAAGAGTTTGTCAGTGAACAAACATGTTTCAGAACTCCTGACTTGGCTTTCATCTGTACACCCTGTTGAGCTGACCATATGGAAATCAAATCAtatgcttcaaaaaaaaaaaaaaaaaaaagatctgaatGAGGGGATATATTGTGAAGAAGGACATTTGCTGAGCTGTCGTCTctaaaatgaataacaaaatccttcattttattttgaaagttatAGATTAGTGATAGAACTAGATTTAACAGTTTCCCTGGAGGTGGAACTATTAAACCAAAGTTTAAGTTACAATCCTACAAATTTCAGTCCTGATGAATTGGGCAATACCTGTGGCCACTGGTAGTTCCAATAATACAAGTCCTAGttgtgtgtgtaatgatgtGGATTGACCACTGGgggcagcaaacacacactgagtgtGAACTAGAACAGAAGAGCAGCAACTGGTGGATCTAATCACAGACTCAGAGGATTCACGTTCTTATAATAAagctaaactaaaaaaaaaagacagccgGCAACGTCGTCCGGTAAAGTACGACTGAACTCACGATGGAACGTTCACTCACACATtgtgtgaaatgtttctgtCTTCTGCGTCTCGTCCAGTATGTACCGAATGTCTTACGTGATTTATTTTACCCAAAATATGATAATACGCAGAAAACTTCTTTCTCATAACACTATAACTTTATTCTCATAATtatttttctcataaaattacaacttaattttgacttttttaaaattctgactTTCCCTAATGTTTCAACTTTATTCTGGATTTTTGTTTAAATCTCCCACAGTGGCCCTAACACGGCGTAGTCTAATCTGAGTATTGCACAGGAAATATGGATTCCACCACTATCTATGAGAATGTCATTTAGAGGAAATGTGAGAATGTAAATATGAATGGGGTTtgatataatgaaaatattaaggATTCTAATTTTAACGACTACACCAATCAATCCTCCTCATCAACCATCCTGGACTCAGCCTGGTGTACAGTCAGCCCTCTCTCCCACCCaataaaacaaaaggagaaaatgtttgTGACTTGTGGAAGTCTCCAGCTGTCAATGGGTCGATCCAGTATGAAGCTCAGTATGAAGCGTGCCGTAGATGAGTAGTCGTAGCCACTCAAAGTTCAACGTTTAGCCCTTTTAGGTAACTGTTTAACAGGCAGACTGAGAAGAAATCTGGTGGTAGTGTTCAGGTGGGAACATCAGCTGTGTGGCTGCTTTTCCAGCTGCTTTTTGTCAAACATGAGAGGTGGTCAGATGACTATTTACAAAAAATTTTTTAGTTAAATTTTGATGTGCAAATTTGCACTGTTGACCAGTTACAAACCATCTTGACCTTTGATTAGCTGTAACCTCATATTAGCGAAGTGCACTATCCAATTTTATATAAGCCTCCTCTGCCACACTATAAACTGCTCTACAGAGGAGACGTGGTTAGCAGGCAGTCACGAGTCAATGGTATAAAAGTTTCTCTCAAATTATCtgttaacttttttgtccagtTAGCAACAGAGCTAGCTAGTAGGGCTGTCACAGcttcaaaaaaaagaaaagtccaaatgaaactgaaagcaTGATTTGTCTGAGTTGATTAAAACAGAAACCATGAAACGTGTCCTTAACTCCATTAACAACTGCTAACAAACACGTAACCACAAAGTCTGCAGTTTGATTCCATCAGTGGACCTTTGTGTCATTTCTCATGTCTCACTCTACTGTTGCTATCTAATAAAATTCCcaatacaacattttattgatgGTACCTGCTTCTTGCAGATGATTAACGATTAAATTTAAGTTcattttttagaataaaaactTGACAGTTCTACTAGCTATCTTGCTAACTGGCAATTTGCAATTTGTGGGCCATTATAGTTGTCTAGTTGTCTTTCGTGTGTTCCCAGCTAGTTAGCATGTTGTAGGTTAGTTAGTTACTACTTTACCAAGCTTCAAACCAGAGCCACCGATTTTGAAAGGACGTGCAGATTTCACTGGTCTAATCGGGGGAAAACTTTAAACTTATTCACAAAgtgatatgattttttttaatctaacaCCCTGTGGCCGATACAGATGACAAATAAGCCAAACTTGTTCAACACTATGTCCAGTTCCCTCAGATCACATTCTGACTGCAAGGCTACATTGATAAAGAGTGAACTCCAACAATATGCACGTGATATACCCACTTTTAAATTGAATCAAACTTGGGGAGACGTGACACCGCAGGGAGACTGtcaagagaaataaaaaggcCAATTTGACTCTGAACAGCTTCAATTTTGACTGCATGGAAATTTCCTATGAAAATACAGTTATGGTAGAAAACAGGGAGTACGAAGTGCTCGCCACAAAGCCAATTATTACAACCAATGTAAACGTGGGCAAGTTTTAGAGTGGAATCCTTGATACaatcattttattctttaactATCGCACAAAAAGATATTGGTTCAGTTACAGTGTAGAAACCTGGAGACAGAAGTCTagaattaaaaaagaaacaaaaatccCTATCTCCACTGAAGATGGTTTTTCTGGCTAGTTATGGAACTAGGCTGGAGGTGTGTGGAGCCCGACTATCACACCCTtctcacctacacacacacacacagactgtcgGCTGCTTCAGTCCTGCTGTGTGGTTGGTGTTTCTGCAGGCTGGCTGGGCGTGGTCGTAGCAGTAGTGGTTTTGTCAGTAGCAGCCGGTGTGGGGTCCAGTTCAGGTGGTCTGGGAGCTTGGTGGATGCCCTCTGACTCCAGCCCGTTGCCCTGTGCTGAGCCgtcctcttcttcatcttcctcctcctccgcctcctcctcctccaccacctcctcctcatcctcctcctcgtcttcctccccGGCCGACAGCTCCTGTGGCTGGTCTTCGGGAGGCGCCGTGgtctccttgtctcctcctTGCTCCTGGAGGAGGCTGAGCCGGTTGTTGAGGTCGTTCCTCTCCTTCTGCAGGGCTCTGCACAGCctctccagcagctccagcttCCCCTGCAGAGCCTTGAAGTGACCGTCGCGCAGGGTTTTCTACAACACGACACAAATGTGAAGCTTATTCTTTTCTTTGGAAGCAGACGTTCGTTCGCTAGCTTTTTCTAGAGCTTTCGATCCATctcagtcttcatcagcagggAGAGCGTTATCTCCACGCTCACTGAGGAAACTCCATCCGCTGATAAAGATTGTGgagaaagctccagaaaaagctaatA includes these proteins:
- the LOC122982577 gene encoding histone-binding protein RBBP7 isoform X1; this encodes MADKEVYDDAVEERVINEEYKIWKKNTPFLYDLVMTHALEWPSLTVQWLPDVTRPEGKDYAVHRLVLGTHTSDEQNHLVIASVQVPNDDAQFDASHYDSEKGAEFGGFGSVSGKIEIEIKINHEGEVNRARYMPQSPCIIATKTPTSDVLVFDYTKHPSKPDPSGECSPDLRLKGHQKEGYGLSWNPNLSGNLLSASDDHTICLWDIGAGPKEGKIVDAKTIFTGHTAVVEDVSWHLLHESLFGSVADDQKLMIWDTRSNNTSKASHSVDAHTAEVNCLSFNPYSEFILATGSADKTVALWDLRNLKLKLHSFESHKDEIFQVQWSPHNETILASSGTDRRLNVWDLSKIGEEQSAEDAEDGPPELLFIHGGHTAKISDFSWNPNEPWVICSVSEDNIMQVWQMAENIYNDEEPDTPASELEAQGS
- the LOC122982577 gene encoding histone-binding protein RBBP7 isoform X2 codes for the protein MADKEVYDDAVEERVINEEYKIWKKNTPFLYDLVMTHALEWPSLTVQWLPDVTRPEGKDYAVHRLVLGTHTSDEQNHLVIASVQVPNDDAQFDASHYDSEKGEFGGFGSVSGKIEIEIKINHEGEVNRARYMPQSPCIIATKTPTSDVLVFDYTKHPSKPDPSGECSPDLRLKGHQKEGYGLSWNPNLSGNLLSASDDHTICLWDIGAGPKEGKIVDAKTIFTGHTAVVEDVSWHLLHESLFGSVADDQKLMIWDTRSNNTSKASHSVDAHTAEVNCLSFNPYSEFILATGSADKTVALWDLRNLKLKLHSFESHKDEIFQVQWSPHNETILASSGTDRRLNVWDLSKIGEEQSAEDAEDGPPELLFIHGGHTAKISDFSWNPNEPWVICSVSEDNIMQVWQMAENIYNDEEPDTPASELEAQGS